One window of the Zea mays cultivar B73 chromosome 3, Zm-B73-REFERENCE-NAM-5.0, whole genome shotgun sequence genome contains the following:
- the LOC103651348 gene encoding glutamate synthase 1 [NADH], chloroplastic isoform X1, whose amino-acid sequence MSTAQGTALRSAPLGAGRWARRGRPVAAPYRSGWQAYGGVSLEGSGFLGRVHRTEERVAPRAPHAAARDAEVVRPLSKLPNSSIGLYDSSFERDACGVGFVAELSGDYKRETVNDAIEMLERMAHRGACGCEKNTGDGAGIMVALPHDFFKEVAKDAGFELPPPGEYAVGMFFMPTDEKRREKGKAEFMKVAESLGHVILGWRLVPTDNSDLGESALETEPVIEQVFVTKSSRSEAEFEQQLYILRRLSIISVRASLNIKRGGERDFYMCSLSSRTIVYKGQLKPSQLKGYYYADLGHENFMSYMALVHSRFSTNTFPSWDRAQPMRVLGHNGEINTLRGNKNWMTAREGLLEAEKLGLSKEQLSRILPIVDATSSDSGAFDNVLELLVRGGRSLPEAVMMMIPEAWQNDVNMDPEKKALYEFLSALMEPWDGPALISFTDGRYLGATLDRNGLRPGRFYVTHSGRVIMGSEVGVVDVPPEDVLRKGRLNPGMMLLVDFENHTVVDDEALKAQYSKAHPYGEWLKRQKIYLKDIVESVPETDRVAPSISSSLSQKNENIDHVGISGILTQLKAFGYTVEALEMLLLPMAKDGVEALGSMGNDTPLAVMSNREKLTFEYFKQMFAQVTNPPIDPIREKIVTSMECMIGPEGDLLETTEKQCNRLALKGPLVSIDEMEAIKKMNYRGWRSKVLDITYPKKSGRKGLEETLNRICAEARKAIREGYTILVLSDRGFSSDRVAASSLLAVGAVHQHLVANLERTRIGLLVESAEPREVHHFCTLVGFGADAICPYLAIEAIWCLQNDGKITPNGDGQPYSKEELVAKYFYASNYGMMKVLAKMGISTLASYKGAQIFEALGLSSEVVGKCFEGTPSRIEGATFEMLARDALRLHELAFPSRALPAGSADAKALPNPGDYHWRKNGEIHLNDPLAMGKLQEAARVNSRAAYKEYSKRIQELNKACNLRGMLKFKHVSDKISLDEVEPASEIVKRFCTGAMSYGSISLEAHTALAIAMNKLGGKSNTGEGGEQPSRMEPLPDGSMNPRRSAIKQVASGRFGVSSYYLTNADELQIKMAQGAKPGEGGELPGHKVIGDIAVTRHSTAGVGLISPPPHHDIYSIEDLAQLIHDLKNSNPGARISVKLVSEAGVGVVASGVVKGHADHVLISGHDGGTGASRWTGIKNAGLPWELGLAETHQTLVANGLRGRAVLQTDGQLKTGRDVAVACLLGAEEFGFSTAPLITLGCIMMRKCHMNTCPVGIATQDPVLREKFAGEPEHVINFFFMLAEELREIMANLGFRTITEMVGRSDMLEVDPEVVKSNEKLENIDLSLILKPASEIRPGVAQYCVEKQDHGLDMALDNKLIDLSRTAIEKQVRVFIETPIQNTNRAVGTMLSHQVTKRYHMNGLPAGTIHVKFTGSAGQSFGAFLCPGITLELEGDSNDYVGKGLSGGKIVVYPPRNSSFSPEDNIVIGNVALYGATMGEAYFNGMAAERFCVRNSGAQAVVEGIGDHGCEYMTGGTVVILGKTGRNFAAGMSGGIAYVYDVDGKFSARCNNELVDLYHVEEEDDIITLKMMIEQHRRNTESVLARDILSDFDNLLPKFVKVYPRDYKRVLESMKVEKAVAKHAKEPKMANGISVTTKKVQPDQSASRPTHVANAKKYRGFITYERESISYRDPKERVRDWKEVAIESTPGPLLNTQSARCMDCGTPFCHQESSGAGCPLGNKIPEFNELVHQNRWREALDRLLETNNFPEFTGRVCPAPCEGSCVLGIIENPVSIKSIECAIIDKGFEEGWMIPRPPLQRTGRKVAIVGSGPSGLAAADQLNKMGHFVTVFERADRIGGLMMYGVPNMKTDKIGVVQRRVNLMAEEGVTFVVNANVGSDPLYSIERLRSENDAVILACGATKPRDLTIPGRELSGVHFAMEFLHANTKSLLDSNLEDGKYISARGKKVVVIGGGDTGTDCIGTSIRHGCTSLVNLELLSKPPSTRAADNPWPQWPRIFRVDYGHQEAATKFGKDPRTYGVLTKRFIGDGNGKVKALEVVRVKWEKVDGRFQLKEMEGSEEIIEADLVLLAMGFLGPEATIAEKLGLEKDNRSNFKAQFGDFATSVDGVFAAGDCRRGQSLVVWAITEGRQAAAAVDKYLSRYDQNAAATGDSTPSGTGLVQPVAA is encoded by the exons ATGTCGACGGCGCAAGGGACAGCGTTGAGGTCGGCGCCGCTGGGCGCAGGTCGTTGGGCCCGACGCGGCCGCCCCGTGGCGGCGCCGTACCGTTCGGGCTGGCAAGCCTACGGTGGCGTTTCCCTCGAGGGCAGCGGATTCCTTGGCCGCGTGCACCGCACCGAGGAGCGCGTCGCTCCGCGGGCGCCCCACGCGGCGGCACGCGACGCCGAGGTGGTGAGGCCGCTCTCAAAGCTCCCGAACAGCAGCATTGGGCTCTACGATTCCTCATTCGAGCGTGACGCTTGCGGCGTTGGGTTTGTCGCTGAGCTATCTGGCGATTACAAACGCGAGACT GTTAATGATGCTATTGAGATGCTTGAGAGAATGGCTCACCGTGGTGCCTGCGGCTGCGAGAAGAATACAGGAGATGGTGCCGGCATCATGGTCGCTCTACCACATGACTTCTTCAAAGAG GTCGCAAAGGATGCTGGGTTTGAGCTACCCCCACCAGGCGAGTATGCTGTTGGAATGTTTTTTATGCCAACAGATGAAAAGCGTCGTGAGAAAGGCAAAGCTGAGTTTATGAAG GTTGCAGAATCACTGGGACATGTAATACTCGGGTGGCGTCTGGTTCCGACTGACAACTCAGACTTGGGTGAATCTGCACTCGAGACTGAGCCAGTCATTGAGCAGGTTTTCGTTACCAAGAGCTCAAGATCAGAGGCTGAGTTTGAGCAACAG CTATATATCCTTAGGAGACTCTCAATCATCTCTGTTCGAGCCTCTCTGAACATTAAGCGTGGTGGAGAGAGGGATTTCTACATGTGCTCTCTATCTTCTAG GACTATTGTTTACAAGGGCCAGCTTAAACCGTCCCAGCTTAAGGGGTACTACTATGCAGACCTAGGTCATGAAAACTTCATGAGTTATATGGCtctg GTTCACTCAAGGTTCTCCACAAACACCTTTCCCAGCTGGGACCGTGCACAACCAATGCGTGTTTTAGGTCATAATGGAGAGATCAATACTCTTAGAGGAAACAAGAATTG GATGACAGCACGTGAGGGTCTCTTAGAGGCTGAGAAGCTTGGATTATCAAAGGAGCAGCTCTCAAGAATTCTGCCAATTGTTGATGCTACCTCTTCCGATTCTG GCGCATTTGATAATGTTCTTGAGCTTCTTGTCCGAGGtgggcgaagcctgccagaagctgTGATGATGATGATCCCTGAGGCATGGCAGAATGATGTAAACATGGATCCTGAGAAGAAAGCTCTCTACGAGTTTCTGTCAGCACTTATGGAGCCTTGGGATGGACCTGCTCTAATATCGT TTACTGATGGTCGTTACCTTGGAGCTACCCTGGACCGTAATGGTTTGAGGCCTGGTCGGTTTTATGTGACGCACAGTGGGCGTGTGATCATGGGTAGTGAGGTCGGTGTTGTTGATGTTCCTCCTGAAGACGTGCTGAGAAAAGGCAGGCTAAACCCTGGAATGATGTTATTGGTTGATTTTGAGAATCACACTGTAGTGGATGATGAAGCTCTGAAAGCACAATATTCTAAAGCTCACCCGTATGGAGAATGGCTCAAGAGACAAAAAATATACCTCAAGGATATtgtagaatcagtaccagaaaccGATAGAGTCGCTCCAAGCATTTCTAGCTCACTTTCA CAAAAGAATGAGAACATAGATCATGTTGGTATCAGTGGGATTTTGACTCAACTGAAGGCCTTCGG GTACACGGTGGAAGCCCTCGAGATGTTGCTACTGCCAATGGCTAAGGATGGAGTGGAAGCTCTTGGTTCCATGGGAAACGATACACCACTTGCGGTGATGTCAAACAGGGAGAAGTTGACTTTTGAGTACTTCAAGCAGATGTTTGCACAAGTTACAAACCCTCCGATTGACCCTATTAGAGAGAAAATTGTTACATCTATGGAGTGTATGATTGGCCCAGAAGGTGACTTGTTGGAAACAACTGAAAAACAATGCAACCGCCTTGCACTTAAAGGTCCCTTGGTTTCTATTGATGAAATGGAGGCTATTAAAAAGATGAATTATCGAGGTTGGCGAAGCAAAGTGCTTGACATAACTTATCCAAAAAAGTCTGGAAGGAAGGGCTTGGAAGAGACTTTGAACAGAATTTGTGCTGAAGCTCGTAAAGCCATACGCGAGGGATACACTATTTTGGTTCTCTCAGATAGAG GATTTTCCTCAGACCGTGTTGCTGCCAGTTCTCTCTTAGCAGTGGGAGCAGTGCATCAGCACCTTGTTGCAAATCTTGAGAGGACACGCATAGGATTGTTGGTTGAGTCAGCTGAACCTCGTGAAGTGCACCATTTCTGCACCCTGGTTGGATTTGGCGCTGATGCTATATGCCCTTATTTGGCTATTGAAGCAATTTGGTGCTTACAGAATGACGGGAAGATTACTCCTAATGGAGATGGACAACCTTACTCAAAGGAAGAGCTGGTGGCGAAGTATTTCTATGCTTCTAACTATGGAATGATGAAAGTTCTTGCAAAGATGGGAATATCCACCCTTGCATCCTACAAAGGTGCACAAATTTTTGAAGCTCTTGGTCTTTCTTCTGAAGTGGTTGGCAAGTGTTTCGAAGGCACACCTAGCAGAATTGAGGGTGCAACATTTGAAATGCTTGCACGAGATGCTCTCCGTCTTCATGAGTTAGCTTTCCCATCAAGAGCCCTTCCAGCTGGCAGTGCAGATGCAAAGGCACTTCCTAACCCAGGGGATTACCACTGGAGAAAAAATGGTGAAATTCATCTCAACGACCCACTTGCAATGGGAAAGTTACAGGAAGCAGCTAGAGTCAACAGCCGGGCAGCATACAAGGAATATTCGAAACGAATTCAGGAGCTCAATAAGGCGTGCAATCTACGTGGCATGCTGAAATTTAAACATGTTTCTGACAAGATATCTTTGGATGAGGTTGAACCTGCAAGTGAGATAGTGAAACGCTTTTGTACTGGAGCGATGAGTTATGGTTCTATTTCATTAGAAGCACATACTGCCCTTGCTATTGCCATGAACAAACTTGGAGGAAAATCTAATACAG GTGAGGGAGGGGAACAGCCCTCTCGGATGGAACCACTTCCTGATGGCTCAATGAATCCAAGACGAAGTGCAATCAAGCAAGTTGCCAGTGGACGGTTTGGAGTTTCCAGCTATTACCTGACTAATGCAGATGAGCTGCAGATAAAAATGGCTCAG GGTGCCAAGCCTGGTGAAGGTGGTGAACTTCCAGGCCACAAGGTTATTGGTGACATTGCTGTCACAAGACACTCCACAGCTGGTGTAGGACTGATCAGTCCACCTCCGCATCATGATATTTATTCGATTGAGGATCTTGCGCAGCTTATACATGACCTTAAG AATTCAAATCCTGGAGCCCGCATCAGTGTCAAACTAGTTTCTGAGGCTGGTGTGGGAGTTGTTGCTAGTGGTGTTGTAAAAGGACATGCAGACCATGTTCTTATATCTGGCCATGATGGTGGCACTGGAGCTTCAAGATGGACCGGTATCAAGAATGCTGGACTTCCATGGGAACTTGGGTTGGCTGAGACACATCAAACTCTAGTAGCAAATGGGCTTCGTGGTCGAGCTGTCCTGCAAACAGATGGACAGTTGAAGACTGGTAGAGATGTTGCTGTTGCTTGCTTGCTTGGGGCAGAGGAATTTGGTTTCAGCACTGCCCCACTGATTACACTTGGCTGTATTATGATGCGAAAATGCCACATGAACACTTGTCCTGTTGGTATAGCTACTCAAGACCCAGTGCTTCGAGAAAAGTTTGCTGGAGAACCAGAGCATGTCATCAACTTTTTCTTCATGCTTGCTGAGGAGCTAAGAGAAATCATGGCAAACCTTGGGTTCCGCACCATTACTGAAATGGTTGGACGTTCTGATATGCTTGAGGTTGATCCAGAAGTAGTGAAGAGTAATGAGAAACTTGAGAACATTGATCTCTCACTAATCTTGAAACCAGCTTCAGAGATTCGTCCAGGTGTTGCTCAGTACTGTGTTGAGAAGCAAGACCATGGCCTAGACATGGCATTAGATAACAAACTAATAGATCTGTCAAGAACTGCTATTGAAAAGCAAGTTCGTGTTTTCATTGAGACTCCAATCCAGAACACGAATCGAGCAGTTGGAACTATGCTCAGTCATCAAGTCACAAAACGTTATCACATGAATGGATTGCCTGCTGGTACAATTCATGTGAAGTTTACTGGAAGTGCTGGTCAAAGTTTTGGCGCTTTTCTTTGTCCTGGAATCACTCTTGAACTGGAAGGAGACAGCAATGATTATGTTGGTAAAGGATTATCTGGTGGAAAAATTGTTGTGTACCCACCAAGGAACAGTTCTTTTAGTCCAGAGGACAATATTGTCATTGGTAATGTGGCTCTGTATGGTGCTACCATGGGAGAGGCATATTTCAATGGTATGGCAGCAGAAAGATTTTGTGTTCGCAACTCAGGTGCTCAAGCAGTGGTTGAAGGAATTGGAGATCACGGGTGTGAGTACATGACTGGAGGCACTGTTGTTATCCTCGGAAAAACAGGGCGGAACTTTGCTGCTGGCATGAGTGGAGGCATTGCCTATGTTTATGATGTTGATGGGAAATTCAGTGCTCGCTGCAACAATGAGTTAGTTGATCTATATCATGTGGAGGAAGAGGATGACATCATCACATTGAAAATGATGATTGAGCAACATCGTCGCAACACTGAGAGTGTTTTGGCTAGAGATATACTCTCCGATTTTGATAACCTTCTTCCAAAATTTGTAAAAGTATATCCAAGGGACTATAAGAGGGTTCTAGAAAGCATGAAGGTGGAAAAGGCTGTTGCTAAGCATGCAAAGGAGCCTAAGATGGCAAATGGAATTTCTGTGACAACTAAG AAAGTACAACCTGATCAGTCAGCAAGCCGACCAACACATGTTGCCAATGCCAAAAAGTACAGGGGCTTTATTACATATGAGCGAGAGAGTATTTCATACAGAGATCCAAAAGAGCGTGTTAGAGATTGGAAGGAAGTTGCAATCGAATCTACACCTGGTCCACTATTAAATACACAATCTGCTCGTTGCATGGACTGTGGCACTCCTTTCTGTCATCAG GAAAGCTCAGGTGCTGGTTGTCCTCTTGGAAATAAGATCCCAGAATTCAATGAATTAGTTCACCAGAACAGATGGCGCGAAGCATTGGATCGACTACTTGAGACAAACAACTTCCCTGAATTCACTGGACGAGTTTGCCCTGCTCCTTGTGAGGGGTCATGTGTTCTTGGGATTATTGAGAATCCGGTGTCTATCAAAAGTATAGAATGTGCAATCATAGACAAAGGTTTTGAAGAGGGATGGATGATTCCACGACCTCCACTTCAAAGAACAGG AAGGAAGGTGGCCATTGTTGGCAGTGGACCATCTGGTTTGGCTGCTGCAGATCAACTAAATAAAATGGGCCACTTCGTAACTGTGTTCGAACGTGCAGATCGAATTGGAGGTTTAATGATGTATGGTGTGCCAAACATGAAGACAGACAAGATTGGCGTTGTCCAGCGCCGTGTTAATTTAATGGCTGAAGAGGGTGTCACATTTGTGGTGAATGCCAATGTTGGTAGTGATCCTTTGTACTCGATTGAACGTCTACGTTCTGAAAATGATGCGGTTATTTTGGCTTGTGGAGCAACAAAACCGAG AGATCTCACCATCCCTGGACGCGAGCTATCTGGAGTTCATTTTGCAATGGAATTTCTCCATGCAAATACGAAAAGTTTACTCGACAGCAACCTGGAGGATGGTAAATATATCTCCGCCCGTGGGAAAAAGGTGGTGGTTATTGGTGGAGGTGATACAGGCACAGATTGCATTGGCACATCTATTAGGCATGGTTGCACCAGCCTTGTAAATCTTGAACTCCTGTCAAAACCACCAAGCACTAGAGCTGCTGACAACCCATGGCCCCAG TGGCCAAGAATTTTCCGTGTTGACTATGGGCATCAAGAAGCTGCTACCAAGTTTGGGAAGGATCCAAGAACTTACGGAGTCTTGACAAAGCGTTTTATTGGCGATGGAAATGGCAAGGTGAAGGCCCTTGAGGTAGTGCGTGTGAAGTGGGAGAAAGTAGATGGAAGATTTCAACTCAAGGAGATGGAAGGATCAGAAGAGATTATTGAGGCTGATCTCGTCCTCCTAGCTATGGGATTCTTGGGTCCTGAAGCG ACAATAGCTGAGAAATTGGGTTTGGAGAAGGACAACAGATCAAACTTCAAAGCGCAGTTTGGAGACTTCGCTACCAGTGTCGATGGTGTGTTTGCCGCCGGGGACTGCAGACGTGGACAATCACTGGTGGTTTGGGCCATCACGGAGGGGCGGCAGGCTGCTGCAGCGGTAGACAAGTACTTGTCAAGGTATGATCAGAATGCTGCTGCTACAGGCGACAGCACTCCCTCCGGGACAGGGCTCGTTCAGCCGGTTGCGGCATAG